The segment ATTTCAGAGCGGATCTGGATCGAATCCGAATCTCGGATAATAAGTCTTAGATCTATCTGGTACTAGTACAAATTCTGCTTTgcctattatattttttcataatattaaattttattatgtaatattaaattatttgggTTTAAAATTAACTTCTTCCATGCGATTACATACATTCATAATTTTAccaatatatattatgttatttattttattctattttatttgtatttaggtttatatttgagtttagtttttactgattaagatttatggttAAGTAATTAGGAATTAAGTTGGTGTTCGGATAAAATTTAGCATCTATACTTTATGAATTGAGATAGAGTtggtattttatattattttgatgatatgaaatataatatttaaacctTCTATTATCTAACTTTCTTCACTGTGTGGTTCTCTACATATGAATTTACATGGttggtaaataaataaactacAGTGAAacctatataaattaataatgttgggactacaccaaaataatatttttttattaatttatagaaattattaatttatcgagataatAACTGAAGcaaaaattcaatttgaaacttaaaaattatattaatttatagattattaatttaaagagatcGTACTGTATTTGTTCCACGCAGGCTCGTATTTTACACCACTTGTTGTTTCATTCCTTATAGTAAAAATATCTTCAATAAATAGCATGGTGATGTGGCTGCCTTCTCTTCGTTCATATATAACAATTTCTACTTGATATGCACCATATGTTTTATAGCCTATATCATTCTATATAATTCACGGTTACCGAATATTTATAAGAGGGATAAATAAAATCGGATAGTTATTGACCTAAATGATAGATTATATCttatgtcaaaatcaatgaGATCtacttaatttattttcaaaatatgactaaataaacccatttttcatattttcttcatttcaaaagaaaattcatTTATTCATCGAagtattcttttttctttttttgataaatatattatttattcatCAAAGTATTCTTTCAAACCCTATATTACAATTTCTTCTGACGATTTAAAATTATGATGACAACATCACGAGCTTCGacaataatatcaaaatatccAACGTTGACATCACAAGCTCACAAACAACATCTCAAGCTCCAATAAGACATCGCAAGCTCCAGCCACGATATTACAAGCTCCTCATAGTCTTATGTTTCCACAATTCCAAACCCCCTTTTCCGTCAACCACCTCTAAATCACCAGCAACATAATTTCAGTTTGATTTCATTGGCTGCAAGCTCATGTTCAACCTTCACCGTCGTATCAGCACCGCTATATCACGCTTCAGTGTTTTTGTCCAAAACGTGTTATAGCTTTAGCCTTTAGGCTATGAGCTTGTAACTAGTTTTCTTCTGAATTTCATTCACATCTAGAAACTTGCACACATTTCTTGGTCAGCTATTTTGGTTTAAGATCTGGAAAATTCATATTATTAAGCTAAGGCCTGCTCGTTTGCATGTCACGACGATATTGTAGGTTACAGTTCAATAAACTACTTTACTCCACAactatttaaaactaaaatttaaaattcataaattgacgataaaaattaattctaaaactaaatttaattatacaaattaaagGCATATCTTTTAAAAGAactttcaaatgtttttttagCCAAACACACAAggaaaaaatgacaaaaatgttttattaaagaaagaaatgataattatattcatattatatatatacatatatatatcaatatttcaataaataataaatattgtttttattttcaaaaatctttATTCAATATTCGAAACTTTTTTCAAATTCTTTTGTAGTGCTATGTTATAGTATAAagtatttatcaaataataatttaataatgcTAAATTATCGAATTacttatttttaactttttacaGTAAAATATgctttaacaaaataaaaagataacttATATTTGGAGGACAGAAACGAAAACCACGTAAATGCGTCGTTTTTGACGGCGCATGAAAGCTCAATTAGTTAAGACAACATCAAAGATCAGTATTGCGCTGTGTACCCACCACTTGTATAATTGTATTGTATGCATAAGACATatactttattatatattgCTTCTTCGTCAAGGGGCTTCAATAGCAAAAACACTTGCTATTCTTAAAAACGAATTGACAAAAAAActacttttaattttagaaaaaatgaaaCTGGAGCTGGTTTTCATACCATCACCTGGTGACGGCCACATCAAACCACTAGTGGAGGTTGCTAGGCTTCTTGTCGACCGTGATGACCGTATCTCCGTTACCATCCTTATCATCCCTCAGATTCAAGGTTTCAGTAGCGGAAGCTCTGACTCCTACATCGCTTCCCTCTCCACCGCATCTGAAGACCGCCTCCACTACAACGTTCTCTCCGTCCCCGATGGATCAAACTCTGATGCCCCCAAACCCAATTTCTTCACCTACATCAACAGCTTCAAGCCACAGGTGAAGGCCACAGCTGAAAAACTCATCACTGACCCAACTCAATCCGAGTCCTCGCCGTCGCGGCTTGCTGGATTCGTGGTGGACATGTTCTGCACGGATATGATTGATGTGGCCAACGAGTTTGACGTACCGAGTTACCTGTTGTACACCTCCAACGCCATGTTTCTAGGGATACAATTCCACTTTCAGCATCTTTATGATGTTGAGAAATATGACGTCAGCGACTTGAAGGATTCAGACATAACCGAGTTAGAGGTTCCGTGTTTGTCTCGTCCTTTACCGGTCAAGTGTTTACCATCTGCTATGTTAAACAAGGACTGGTTCCCGGTTATCTTAGGACAAGTGAGAAGATTCAGAGAAaccaagggtattttggtaaataCGTTTGCTGAGCTGGAGCCTTATGCTATGAAGTTTTTCTCCGGGGAAGATAATACTCTTCCTACGGTTTATCCGGTTGGACCGGTTATAAATCTCAAAACCAACGGTCCGGATTCAACTGACGACAAGCAGACAGAGATCCTAAGCTGGTTGGACGAGCAGCCTCGTGAATCAGTTGTGTTCCTCTGTTTTGGAAGCATGGGAGGGTTCCGTGAGGACCAAGCAAAGGAAATAGCTATAGCCCTTGAGCGAAGTGGTCATCGTTTTCTTTGGTCTCTTCGCCGTGCTCGGCCTAAGGGAACAATGGGACATCCCCAAGACTTTACAAACCTTGAAGAGATCCTCCCGGAGGGGTTCTTAGACCGGACGGCGAAGATAGGAAAGATTATCGGTTGGGCTCCACAGAACGCCGTACTAGCAAACCCTGCGGTCAGAGGATTTGTGTCGCACTGTGGATGGAACTCAACACTTGAGAGTCTCTGGTTTGGTGTTCCGATAGCCACGTGGCCTCTTTACGCAGAGCAACAGCTTAACGCGTTTGAGTTTGTGGAGGAGCTAGGGCTAGCGGTGGAAGTCCGGAACTCTTTCCGGGCCGATATTATGGCGGAGGAGTCGGAGTTAATGACGGCGGAGGAGATAGAGAGGGGGATACGGTGTTTAATGGAGCAGGATAAGGTGAGGGATAGAGTGAAGGAGATGAGTGAGAAGAGCCACGTGGCTTTAATGGAAGGTGGGTCTTCACACGCTTCTCTTCTGAAGTTCATTGAAGACGTCACTACGAATATCTCTTGAT is part of the Raphanus sativus cultivar WK10039 chromosome 5, ASM80110v3, whole genome shotgun sequence genome and harbors:
- the LOC108856832 gene encoding UDP-glycosyltransferase 71B2, which gives rise to MKLELVFIPSPGDGHIKPLVEVARLLVDRDDRISVTILIIPQIQGFSSGSSDSYIASLSTASEDRLHYNVLSVPDGSNSDAPKPNFFTYINSFKPQVKATAEKLITDPTQSESSPSRLAGFVVDMFCTDMIDVANEFDVPSYLLYTSNAMFLGIQFHFQHLYDVEKYDVSDLKDSDITELEVPCLSRPLPVKCLPSAMLNKDWFPVILGQVRRFRETKGILVNTFAELEPYAMKFFSGEDNTLPTVYPVGPVINLKTNGPDSTDDKQTEILSWLDEQPRESVVFLCFGSMGGFREDQAKEIAIALERSGHRFLWSLRRARPKGTMGHPQDFTNLEEILPEGFLDRTAKIGKIIGWAPQNAVLANPAVRGFVSHCGWNSTLESLWFGVPIATWPLYAEQQLNAFEFVEELGLAVEVRNSFRADIMAEESELMTAEEIERGIRCLMEQDKVRDRVKEMSEKSHVALMEGGSSHASLLKFIEDVTTNIS